One Mycobacteroides abscessus ATCC 19977 genomic window carries:
- a CDS encoding single-stranded DNA-binding protein has product MFETPVTVIGSIVGDLKRRQVGSDEMIKFRVASNARRRREDGSWVNSNSLFINVTCWGRLVTGVGAALGKGAPVIVHGHLHTSEFEDKDGNRRQVTEMKAIAVGPDLSRTIARIEKVGYTGKPDDAEAAEQPDPGAEESAVVQPEGGESSEESVNLRLSA; this is encoded by the coding sequence ATGTTTGAAACTCCAGTGACTGTGATCGGTTCCATCGTCGGGGACCTCAAGCGGCGCCAGGTCGGATCCGACGAGATGATCAAATTCCGCGTCGCCAGCAACGCGCGCCGACGGCGCGAGGACGGCAGTTGGGTGAATTCGAACTCCCTCTTCATCAACGTCACGTGCTGGGGCCGACTGGTTACCGGCGTCGGCGCTGCGCTGGGAAAGGGGGCGCCGGTGATCGTGCACGGTCATCTGCACACCAGCGAGTTCGAAGACAAGGACGGCAACCGTCGTCAGGTGACGGAAATGAAAGCGATCGCGGTGGGGCCGGACCTGTCGCGGACCATCGCCCGGATCGAGAAGGTCGGGTACACCGGCAAGCCGGACGATGCCGAGGCGGCCGAGCAACCCGATCCCGGTGCCGAGGAATCGGCAGTAGTGCAGCCGGAAGGGGGCGAGAGCAGCGAAGAGTCGGTGAACCTGCGGTTGAGCGCTTAA